In Lactuca sativa cultivar Salinas chromosome 5, Lsat_Salinas_v11, whole genome shotgun sequence, the DNA window GCTTCCGTTGATCTTCTCTTTTGAAAAATTTCTATAATAGTGCCCTGCCTtaccacaactatagcaaactaggctAGCTCCAGTGGGGGAGGTAGTTCTACAtaaacgagcaatgtgccccatcttgttgcaattgtTGCTTTGCCTTGCTCGGCAAATTCCCGTTTGACCGGTGTTGTGATGGTAGGGGTTGCCACTGGTTGTTGTTGCGTGGCAATCCTCTGAAATCGCTTGAGTTCCACTTTGTTTTGACATTTTCATTTCTTGAACTTTGAGTTGTTGTTTTGGGTGCTggcgactgttactatttgttgatttctCGGATCGTTACCACGATCGGAATTTTCAACTCCTTTATCAATCTTGTTTGTGTTGATAGTGCTGCGGTTTGCAAGGACGgctgtcacggcagccatcacgaCAGCTGTAATTGCGGCTTGGAAAGTAGCGGTGTCCATAAGCAgaggtttcgttgttcgg includes these proteins:
- the LOC111894054 gene encoding uncharacterized protein LOC111894054 encodes the protein MSKQSGTQAISEDCHATTTSGNPYHHNTGQTGICRARQSNNCNKMGHIARLCRTTSPTGASLVCYSCGKAGHYYRNFSKEKINGSNRVPVTLTRHFTSTTDAGASQICHLYGEIGHLKKDCLIAKNSGTDGKILRITAAGETLTDLC